From the genome of Streptococcus lutetiensis, one region includes:
- a CDS encoding alpha/beta fold hydrolase — protein sequence MLCHEFGDSSKPIIIFLPGTMCHWYTNFAKVIPSLIEDFFVVVVSYTGFDMKGRSDYTSVLAEIEKIEVHIKHSY from the coding sequence ATGTTATGTCATGAATTTGGTGATTCTTCAAAACCGATTATCATCTTCTTACCAGGAACCATGTGTCACTGGTATACTAACTTTGCAAAAGTTATTCCTAGTTTGATAGAAGATTTTTTTGTCGTTGTTGTTTCTTACACGGGATTTGATATGAAAGGCAGAAGTGATTACACGTCGGTTTTAGCAGAAATTGAAAAGATTGAAGTACATATCAAGCATTCTTATTAG
- a CDS encoding nucleoside deaminase, with translation MDNEYMQKAIEEAYEGIKKGDGGPFGAVIVKDGKIIASGHNMVLAHHDPTAHGEVTAIRAACQMLSTHDLSGTSLFTTGEPCPMCLAACLWANIDKVYYGCTIADNAMIGFCDQRFDELMGGRKNLPEDYLVQLGHDDCLKLFKDYQNMQHNLY, from the coding sequence ATGGATAATGAATACATGCAAAAAGCTATTGAAGAGGCTTACGAAGGGATTAAAAAAGGAGATGGTGGCCCCTTTGGTGCGGTTATCGTAAAAGATGGCAAGATCATTGCTAGTGGACACAACATGGTCCTAGCTCACCACGATCCAACGGCACATGGAGAAGTGACGGCAATCAGAGCAGCATGTCAAATGCTTAGCACGCATGATTTGTCAGGAACAAGTTTGTTTACAACTGGAGAGCCGTGTCCAATGTGTCTAGCAGCTTGTCTTTGGGCAAATATTGATAAAGTTTATTATGGTTGTACAATTGCTGATAACGCCATGATTGGTTTTTGTGACCAACGCTTTGATGAGCTCATGGGAGGACGAAAAAATCTCCCTGAAGACTACCTTGTTCAGCTTGGTCATGATGATTGTTTGAAACTCTTTAAAGATTATCAAAACATGCAACATAATCTCTACTAA
- a CDS encoding GNAT family N-acetyltransferase translates to MAADIEYKSIQSFKCSDLEHLFLSVEWSSGHYPEKLVLAMQNFSTVYSAWDGDQLVGMICAMDDGVMNVYIHYLLVDPVYQGHTIGSKLIQLVKEKYKSFMRIAVIDYNKEIDFYENCGFVKSENCSPLFITSLWT, encoded by the coding sequence ATGGCAGCTGATATTGAATACAAATCTATCCAGAGTTTCAAGTGCAGTGATTTGGAACATCTGTTCCTTTCGGTGGAGTGGTCTTCGGGGCATTACCCTGAAAAGTTAGTTCTTGCTATGCAGAATTTTAGTACTGTTTATTCAGCATGGGACGGCGACCAATTAGTTGGCATGATTTGTGCCATGGATGATGGGGTGATGAATGTTTATATTCATTATTTGCTTGTTGATCCTGTCTATCAAGGTCACACGATTGGAAGTAAGTTGATTCAACTGGTCAAAGAAAAATACAAATCCTTTATGAGAATTGCTGTGATTGACTACAATAAGGAGATTGATTTCTATGAAAATTGTGGTTTTGTTAAAAGCGAAAATTGCTCACCTTTGTTTATCACCTCTTTGTGGACTTAA